In Elusimicrobiota bacterium, the sequence AAGGTGTCTTTGAACCTCTGCCTCAACAACCGCTGGAAAGTGGTGGGGATTTCCATTCTTATTTTTGTGGCGTCGCTCTTCCTCTTTAAACCCATTAAAAGAACTTGATGCCCCCAAGACCAGAGCGTGCTTTTATCCGACTCCAAACACCAGTGGGTCCTCCTTGGCATTCACCGGACGAAA encodes:
- a CDS encoding efflux RND transporter permease subunit, with the translated sequence MDRWMVVLTRWYKVSLNLCLNNRWKVVGISILIFVASLFLFKPIKRT